The Papaver somniferum cultivar HN1 chromosome 3, ASM357369v1, whole genome shotgun sequence genome includes a region encoding these proteins:
- the LOC113355668 gene encoding F-box protein At3g07870-like isoform X2 yields the protein MNKGIMMGYFQHLPEEIILDILNRLPTETVLECKSVCRTRRSLIRHPTFSKTHLHHLNHSTVESDKLGFIVLTIIIGGGRGIENCQYFEYNENHESIDRIERLNFDLPFGWDTRILGSSNGLICLSRRLKEDKTYICNPITREYLMLPEIVKRVGMGDGAKGFGYVPSTNEYKAVTIVSYYQGKFGETYIYTLGSGNGWRNLGEFNFRSRAYQWGHGIFVNGALYWWDHLLKMIVNFDLAEEKFCEHLSPPAPILSNSDFNDFFRPCVLDGCLCFAINLRDNGATCWDVWLLKKKDDNHGIKERDRHQSLGWSKVFRIAGALGWNLFAVTKSYSVLTYVCNSIKINEPEASTSKAVVDFKEYYDQVFPHENTLVSLKELGEEDTKIMESVEIAKTECQHQPFNQL from the coding sequence ATGAACAAGGGGATAATGATGGGGTATTTCCAACATCTACCCGAAGAGATTATATTAGACATTCTCAATCGATTACCGACTGAAACGGTTCTAGAATGCAAATCCGTATGCAGGACCAGGAGAAGTCTTATTCGTCATCCAACATTCTCAAAGACGCATTTACATCATCTCAATCATTCTACTGTTGAATCTGATAAGTTGGGTTTCATTGTTTTAACAATTATAATAGGTGGTGGGAGGGGGATTGAGAATTGTCAGTATTTTGAATATAATGAGAATCATGAATCCATCGACAGAATTGAAAGACTTAATTTTGACCTTCCGTTTGGTTGGGATACTAGAATTCTTGGTTCGTCCAATGGTTTGATCTGTCTCTCTCGAAGGTTGAAAGAGGATAAAACTTATATTTGTAACCCTATTACCAGAGAGTATCTTATGCTTCCAGAAATTGTGAAGAGAGTTGGAATGGGTGATGGGGCAAAAGGATTCGGTTACGTTCCTTCAACCAACGAGTACAAAGCTGTAACAATAGTGTCCTACTACCAGGGCAAGTTTGGAGAAACTTACATATACACTCTAGGGAGTGGAAATGGATGGAGAAATCTTGGAGAGTTTAATTTTAGATCCAGAGCGTATCAGTGGGGACATGGTATCTTTGTCAATGGAGCTCTTTATTGGTGGGATCATCTATTGAAAATGATTGTTAACTTCGATTTGGCTGAGGAGAAGTTCTGCGAACATCTTTCACCACCAGCACCTATTTTGTCAAACAGTGATTTTAATGATTTTTTTAGACCATGTGTTTTGGATGGATGTTTGTGTTTTGCTATTAATCTACGTGACAATGGAGCTACATGTTGGGATGTGTGGCTattgaaaaagaaagatgataaTCATGGCATAAAAGAGCGAGACAGACATCAGTCATTGGGTTGGAGTAAAGTGTTTAGGATAGCTGGCGCTCTTGGCTGGAATTTGTTTGCTGTTACGAAGAGTTATAGTGTCTTAACTTACGTCTGTAACAGTATCAAGATTAACGAACCGGAAGCTTCAACCTCAAAAGCAGTTGTGGATTTTAAAGAATACTATGATCAAGTTTTCCCTCACGAGAACACCTTAGTTTCgttgaaagaattaggggaagaAGATACGAAGATAATGGAGTCAGTTGAAATTGCGAAAACAGAATGCCAGCATCAGCCCTTCAACCAGTTGTAG
- the LOC113355668 gene encoding F-box protein At5g49610-like isoform X1 codes for MKLHYPRCLHLQPKINPKISLNHLHLCESSLFNKKKRILNLMEYFNCMPEEITLDVISRVPAESILECKLVCMTWRNLVSHHPLFLKMHLQHHLNHPAAADSGKLGFIALTLDESFQYFVYNENHESIERIRRLNFNLPFGGHTRILGSSNGLICLSRRLKEEKTYVCNPITREYVMLPEIVKRFGTSRGAKGFGYVSSTNEYKIVTVMFENWGFVEAYIYTLGSGNGWRNLGEFKFGSEVHLWEQGIFLNGAIYWWDRLLKMIVTFDLAEENFCEHLSPPASFDSGNDDFRNYCRLWVLDGCLCFAGSLVVDGNCKRICWNAWLLKKKDDQSLGWSKVFRIYNQEFFAVTKRYSVLTYIHNSITIHDPETSTTKYILDFEECFDEVFPHKNTLVSLKELGEEDTKIMESVEIAETESDDQPFNQL; via the coding sequence ATGAAGCTCCATTATCCCAGATGCCTTCACCTTCAGCCAAAAATCAATCCTAAAATTTCTCTAAACCATCTTCATCTCTGTGAATCTTCTCTGTTCAACAAGAAGAAGAGGATTTTGAATCTGATGGAGTATTTCAATTGTATGCCCGAAGAAATTACATTAGACGTTATCAGTAGAGTACCAGCTGAGTCGATTCTTGAGTGCAAATTGGTATGCATGACTTGGAGAAATCTTGTTTCTCACCATCCATTATTCTTGAAGATGCACTTACAACATCATCTTAATCATCCTGCTGCTGCTGATTCTGGTAAGTTGGGTTTCATTGCTTTGACTTTGGATGAGAGTtttcaatattttgtatataatgaGAATCATGAATCCATCGAGAGAATTAGAAGGCTTAATTTTAACCTTCCGTTTGGTGGGCATACTAGAATTCTTGGTTCGTCTAATGGTTTGATCTGTCTTTCTCGAAGATTGAAAGAGGAAAAAACTTATGTTTGTAACCCCATTACCAGAGAATATGTTATGCTTCCAGAAATTGTTAAGAGATTTGGAACGAGTCGTGGGGCGAAAGGATTTGGTTACGTTTCTTCAACCAACGAGTACAAAATTGTAACTGTGATGTTCGAGAACTGGGGGTTTGTAGAAGCTTACATATACACACTAGGCAGTGGAAATGGATGGAGAAATCTTGGAGAGTTTAAGTTTGGATCCGAAGTACATCTCTGGGAACAAGGTATCTTTCTCAATGGAGCTATTTATTGGTGGGACAGACTATTGAAAATGATTGTTACCTTCGATTTGGCTGAGGAGAACTTCTGTGAACATCTTTCACCACCTGCATCTTTTGATTCAGGCAATGATGATTTTAGAAATTATTGTAGACTATGGGTTTTGGATGGGTGTTTGTGTTTTGCTGGTTCTCTAGTTGTCGATGGAAATTGTAAACGTATATGTTGGAACGCGTGGCTATTGAAAAAGAAGGATGATCAGTCATTGGGTTGGAGTAAAGTGTTTAGGATTTATAACCAAGAATTTTTTGCTGTTACGAAGAGGTACAGTGTCTTAACTTACATCCATAACAGTATCACCATCCACGACCCAGAAACTTCAACCACTAAATATATTCTGGATTTTGAAGAATGTTTTGACGAAGTATTCCCTCACAAGAACACCTTAGTTTCGTTGAAAGAGTTAGGGGAAGAAGATACGAAAATAATGGAGTCAGTTGAAATTGCAGAGACAGAAAGCGATGATCAGCCCTTCAACCAGTTGTAG
- the LOC113355668 gene encoding F-box protein At3g07870-like isoform X3, translating to MEKKGILIVLPSEVTLDILGRLPVEWVLECRSWRSLIRRPLFSKMHLRHHLNHPTASDSGKLGFIGLTFQGDENENFRYFEYNENHESIERIRRLNLNLPFGGDTRIVGSSNGLICLSRRYSEDKTCIFNPITREYVMLTELIKRVGMDRWVKGFGYVPSTNEYKVVTVMLDHRSNFVEAYTYTLGSGNGWRNLGEFNYGSKPHLWEQDYGFWMAVCIFLLISMSLELCVWTCDY from the exons ATGGAGAAGAAAGGGATTTTGATTGTCTTACCATCAGAGGTTACCCTAGACATTCTCGGTCGATTACCAGTTGAATGGGTTCTAGAATGCAGGAGCTGGAGAAGTCTGATTCGTCGTCCATTATTCTCAAAGATGCACTTGCGACATCATCTTAATCATCCTACTGCTTCTGATTCTGGTAAATTGGGTTTCATTGGTTTGACTTTTCAAGGTGATGAGAATGAGAATTTTCGGTATTTTGAATATAATGAGAATCATGAATCTATCGAGAGAATTAGAAGGCTTAATTTGAATCTTCCGTTTGGTGGGGATACTAGAATTGTTGGTTCATCCAATGGTTTGATCTGTCTTTCTCGAAGATATTCAGAAGATAAAACTTGTATTTTTAACCCCATCACCAGAGAGTATGTTATGCTTACAGAACTTATTAAGAGAGTTGGAATGGATCGTTGGGTGAAAGGATTTGGTTACGTTCCTTCAACAAACGAGTACAAAGTTGTAACAGTAATGCTCGATCACCGCAGCAATTTTGTAGAAGCTTACACATACACTCTAGGGAGTGGAAATGGATGGAGAAATCTTGGAGAGTTCAATTATGGAAGCAAACCACATCTTTGGGAACAAG ACTATGGGTTTTGGATGGCTGTATGTATTTTTCTATTGATCTCGATGTCATTGGAACTATGTGTTTGGACATGTGACTATTGA